One Lepus europaeus isolate LE1 chromosome 7, mLepTim1.pri, whole genome shotgun sequence DNA segment encodes these proteins:
- the LARGE2 gene encoding xylosyl- and glucuronyltransferase LARGE2 isoform X1, with protein MLRRGRPRALGAAALLLLLLLLLVALLLLGGDPESEHRARAERAGDAGCRPWPLTPRVPTDERLRGAAALEGDPPAGRGGHNRSGCVLQPPLPPKCELLHVAIVCAGHNSSREVITLVKSMLFYRKNPLHLHLVTDAVAKNILETLFHTWMVPAVRVSFYDAEALKPQVSWIPNKHYSGLYGLMKLVLPAVLPPDLARVIVLDTDVTFASDIAELWALFAHFSDKQLIGLVENQSDWYLGNLWRNHRPWPALGRGFNTGVILLWLGRLQQAGWEHMWKLTAKRELLTLPATSLADQDIFNAVIKEHPELVQPLPCVWNVQLSDHTLAERCYSEASDLKVIHWNSPKKLRVKNKHAEFFRNFHLTFLEYDGNLLRRELFGCPSQPPAGAEQLQQALAQLDEEDACFEFRQQRLTVHRVHLTFLPHKPPPPRPHDVTLVAQLSMDRLQMLEALCRHWPGPMSLALYLTDAEAQQFLRFVEASPVLSARQDVAYHVVYREGPLYPVNQLRNVALAQALTPYVFLSDIDFLPAYSLYDYLRASIEQLELGGRRKAALVVPAFETPHYRFSFPTSKAELLALLDSGSLHTFRYHEWPQGHAPTDYARWREAREPYRVQWAADYEPYVVVPRDCPRYDPRFVGFGWNKVAHVVELDAQEHELLVLPQAFIIHLPHAPSLDLSRFRSSPTYRACLRALKEEFHQDLSRHYGAAALKYLTALQQPRSPA; from the exons ATGCTGCGCCGAGGGCGCCCCCGGGCGCTGGGGGCCGccgcgctgctgctgctgctgctactgctccTCGTCGCACTCTTGCTGCTCGGAGGGGACCCGGAGAGTGAGCACCGCGCGCGGGCCGAGCGGGCCGGGGACGCGGGATGCCGCCCCTGGCCGCTCACGCCACGTGTCCCTACAGATGAGCGGCTGCGGGGAGCCGCCGCCCTCGAGGGGGACCCGCCGGCTGGCCGCGGGGGCCACAACCGCTCTGGCTGCGTCCTGCAGCCGCCGCTGCCGCCCAAGTGCGAG ctcctgcacGTGGCCATCGTGTGTGCCGGACATAACTCCAGCCGGGAGGTCATCACCCTGGTCAAATCCATGCTCTTCTACAG GAAAAATCCGCTGCACCTGCACCTGGTGACCGATGCCGTGGCCAAGAACATCCTGGAGACGCTCTTCCACACGTGGATGGTGCCTGCTGTCCGGGTCAGCTTCTATGACGCCGAGgcgctgaag CCCCAGGTCTCCTGGATCCCCAACAAGCACTATTCTGGTCTCTATGGGCTGATGAAACTGGTGCTGCCCGCTGTGCTGCCCCCCGACCTGGCCCGCGTCATTGTCCTGGACACCGACGTCACCTTCGCCTCTGACATCGCGGAGCTCTGGGCGCTTTTTGCTCACTTTTCTG ACAAGCAGCTCATCGGGCTCGTGGAGAACCAGAGCGACTGGTACCTGGGGAACCTCTGGAGGAACCACAGGCCCTGGCCTGCCTTGGGCCGGGGATTTAACACAG GTGTGATCCTGCTGTGGCTGGGCCGGCTGCAGCAGGCTGGCTGGGAGCACATGTGGAAGCTGACGGCTAAGCGGGAGCTCCTGACCCTGCCCGCCACCTCACTGGCCGACCAG GACATCTTCAACGCCGTCATCAAGGAGCACCCAGAGCTGGTGCAGCCGCTACCCTGCGTCTGGAATGTGCAGCTGTCGGACCACACGCTGGCCGAGCGCTGCTACTCAGAGGCCTCGGACCTCAAG GTGATCCACTGGAATTCGCCGAAGAAGCTGCGGGTGAAGAACAAGCACGCGGAATTCTTCCGCAACTTCCACTTGACCTTCCTGGAGTACGATGGCAACCTCCTGCGGAGAGAGCTCTTCGGATGTCCCAGCCAGCCCCCAGCCGGGGCTGAGCAG tTGCAGCAGGCCCTGGCGCAGCTCGATGAGGAAGACGCCTGCTTTGAGTTCCGCCAGCAGCGGCTCACCGTGCACCGTGTGCACCTGACCTTCCTGCCCCACAAGCCACCGCCTCCTCGGCCTCACGATGTCACCCTGGTAGCCCAGCTCTCCATGGACCG GCTGCAGATGCTGGAAGCGCTGTGCAGGCACTGGCCGGGCCCCATGAGCCTGGCCTTGTACCtgacagatgcagaggcccagcaGTTCCTGCGCTTCGTCGAGGCCTCGCCGGTGCTCTCGGCCCGGCAGGACGTGGCCTACCACGTGGTGTACCGCGAGGGTCCCCTCTACCCTGTCAACCAGCTCCGCAACGTGGCCTTGGCCCAGGCCCTGACGCCTTACGTCTTCCTCAGCGACATTGACTTCCTGCCTGCCTACTCTCTCTACGACTACCTCAG GGCCTCCAtcgagcagctggagctgggcggccGGCGGAAGGCGGCCCTGGTGGTGCCCGCGTTCGAGACACCGCACTACCGCTTCAGCTTCCCCACTTCCAAGGCGGAGCTGCTGGCTTTGCTGGACTCCGGTTCCCTCCACACCTTCAG GTACCACGAGTGGCCGCAGGGTCACGCGCCCACAGACTATGCCCGCTGGCGGGAGGCCCGGGAGCCGTACCGCGTGCAGTGGGCAGCCGACTACGAGCCCTACGTGGTGGTGCCGCGTGACTGTCCCCGGTACGACCCTCGCTTTGTGGGCTTCGGCTGGAACAAGGTGGCCCATGTTGTGGAGCTAGATGCACAG GAACATGAGCTCCTGGTGCTGCCCCAGGCCTTCATCATCCACCTGCCGCACGCTCCGAGCCTTGACCTCTCGCGATTCCGCTCCAGCCCCACCTACCGCGCCTGCCTCCGGGCCCTCAAGGAGGAGTTCCACCAGGACCTGTCTCGCCACTACGGGGCTGCCGCCCTGAAGTACCTCACTGCCCTGCAGCAGCCGCGGAGCCCGGCCTGA
- the LARGE2 gene encoding xylosyl- and glucuronyltransferase LARGE2 isoform X4: protein MLRRGRPRALGAAALLLLLLLLLVALLLLGGDPENERLRGAAALEGDPPAGRGGHNRSGCVLQPPLPPKCELLHVAIVCAGHNSSREVITLVKSMLFYRKNPLHLHLVTDAVAKNILETLFHTWMVPAVRVSFYDAEALKPQVSWIPNKHYSGLYGLMKLVLPAVLPPDLARVIVLDTDVTFASDIAELWALFAHFSDKQLIGLVENQSDWYLGNLWRNHRPWPALGRGFNTGVILLWLGRLQQAGWEHMWKLTAKRELLTLPATSLADQDIFNAVIKEHPELVQPLPCVWNVQLSDHTLAERCYSEASDLKVIHWNSPKKLRVKNKHAEFFRNFHLTFLEYDGNLLRRELFGCPSQPPAGAEQLQQALAQLDEEDACFEFRQQRLTVHRVHLTFLPHKPPPPRPHDVTLVAQLSMDRLQMLEALCRHWPGPMSLALYLTDAEAQQFLRFVEASPVLSARQDVAYHVVYREGPLYPVNQLRNVALAQALTPYVFLSDIDFLPAYSLYDYLSFPTSKAELLALLDSGSLHTFRYHEWPQGHAPTDYARWREAREPYRVQWAADYEPYVVVPRDCPRYDPRFVGFGWNKVAHVVELDAQEHELLVLPQAFIIHLPHAPSLDLSRFRSSPTYRACLRALKEEFHQDLSRHYGAAALKYLTALQQPRSPA, encoded by the exons ATGCTGCGCCGAGGGCGCCCCCGGGCGCTGGGGGCCGccgcgctgctgctgctgctgctactgctccTCGTCGCACTCTTGCTGCTCGGAGGGGACCCGGAGA ATGAGCGGCTGCGGGGAGCCGCCGCCCTCGAGGGGGACCCGCCGGCTGGCCGCGGGGGCCACAACCGCTCTGGCTGCGTCCTGCAGCCGCCGCTGCCGCCCAAGTGCGAG ctcctgcacGTGGCCATCGTGTGTGCCGGACATAACTCCAGCCGGGAGGTCATCACCCTGGTCAAATCCATGCTCTTCTACAG GAAAAATCCGCTGCACCTGCACCTGGTGACCGATGCCGTGGCCAAGAACATCCTGGAGACGCTCTTCCACACGTGGATGGTGCCTGCTGTCCGGGTCAGCTTCTATGACGCCGAGgcgctgaag CCCCAGGTCTCCTGGATCCCCAACAAGCACTATTCTGGTCTCTATGGGCTGATGAAACTGGTGCTGCCCGCTGTGCTGCCCCCCGACCTGGCCCGCGTCATTGTCCTGGACACCGACGTCACCTTCGCCTCTGACATCGCGGAGCTCTGGGCGCTTTTTGCTCACTTTTCTG ACAAGCAGCTCATCGGGCTCGTGGAGAACCAGAGCGACTGGTACCTGGGGAACCTCTGGAGGAACCACAGGCCCTGGCCTGCCTTGGGCCGGGGATTTAACACAG GTGTGATCCTGCTGTGGCTGGGCCGGCTGCAGCAGGCTGGCTGGGAGCACATGTGGAAGCTGACGGCTAAGCGGGAGCTCCTGACCCTGCCCGCCACCTCACTGGCCGACCAG GACATCTTCAACGCCGTCATCAAGGAGCACCCAGAGCTGGTGCAGCCGCTACCCTGCGTCTGGAATGTGCAGCTGTCGGACCACACGCTGGCCGAGCGCTGCTACTCAGAGGCCTCGGACCTCAAG GTGATCCACTGGAATTCGCCGAAGAAGCTGCGGGTGAAGAACAAGCACGCGGAATTCTTCCGCAACTTCCACTTGACCTTCCTGGAGTACGATGGCAACCTCCTGCGGAGAGAGCTCTTCGGATGTCCCAGCCAGCCCCCAGCCGGGGCTGAGCAG tTGCAGCAGGCCCTGGCGCAGCTCGATGAGGAAGACGCCTGCTTTGAGTTCCGCCAGCAGCGGCTCACCGTGCACCGTGTGCACCTGACCTTCCTGCCCCACAAGCCACCGCCTCCTCGGCCTCACGATGTCACCCTGGTAGCCCAGCTCTCCATGGACCG GCTGCAGATGCTGGAAGCGCTGTGCAGGCACTGGCCGGGCCCCATGAGCCTGGCCTTGTACCtgacagatgcagaggcccagcaGTTCCTGCGCTTCGTCGAGGCCTCGCCGGTGCTCTCGGCCCGGCAGGACGTGGCCTACCACGTGGTGTACCGCGAGGGTCCCCTCTACCCTGTCAACCAGCTCCGCAACGTGGCCTTGGCCCAGGCCCTGACGCCTTACGTCTTCCTCAGCGACATTGACTTCCTGCCTGCCTACTCTCTCTACGACTACCTCAG CTTCCCCACTTCCAAGGCGGAGCTGCTGGCTTTGCTGGACTCCGGTTCCCTCCACACCTTCAG GTACCACGAGTGGCCGCAGGGTCACGCGCCCACAGACTATGCCCGCTGGCGGGAGGCCCGGGAGCCGTACCGCGTGCAGTGGGCAGCCGACTACGAGCCCTACGTGGTGGTGCCGCGTGACTGTCCCCGGTACGACCCTCGCTTTGTGGGCTTCGGCTGGAACAAGGTGGCCCATGTTGTGGAGCTAGATGCACAG GAACATGAGCTCCTGGTGCTGCCCCAGGCCTTCATCATCCACCTGCCGCACGCTCCGAGCCTTGACCTCTCGCGATTCCGCTCCAGCCCCACCTACCGCGCCTGCCTCCGGGCCCTCAAGGAGGAGTTCCACCAGGACCTGTCTCGCCACTACGGGGCTGCCGCCCTGAAGTACCTCACTGCCCTGCAGCAGCCGCGGAGCCCGGCCTGA
- the LARGE2 gene encoding xylosyl- and glucuronyltransferase LARGE2 isoform X2, which translates to MLRRGRPRALGAAALLLLLLLLLVALLLLGGDPENERLRGAAALEGDPPAGRGGHNRSGCVLQPPLPPKCELLHVAIVCAGHNSSREVITLVKSMLFYRKNPLHLHLVTDAVAKNILETLFHTWMVPAVRVSFYDAEALKPQVSWIPNKHYSGLYGLMKLVLPAVLPPDLARVIVLDTDVTFASDIAELWALFAHFSDKQLIGLVENQSDWYLGNLWRNHRPWPALGRGFNTGVILLWLGRLQQAGWEHMWKLTAKRELLTLPATSLADQDIFNAVIKEHPELVQPLPCVWNVQLSDHTLAERCYSEASDLKVIHWNSPKKLRVKNKHAEFFRNFHLTFLEYDGNLLRRELFGCPSQPPAGAEQLQQALAQLDEEDACFEFRQQRLTVHRVHLTFLPHKPPPPRPHDVTLVAQLSMDRLQMLEALCRHWPGPMSLALYLTDAEAQQFLRFVEASPVLSARQDVAYHVVYREGPLYPVNQLRNVALAQALTPYVFLSDIDFLPAYSLYDYLRASIEQLELGGRRKAALVVPAFETPHYRFSFPTSKAELLALLDSGSLHTFRYHEWPQGHAPTDYARWREAREPYRVQWAADYEPYVVVPRDCPRYDPRFVGFGWNKVAHVVELDAQEHELLVLPQAFIIHLPHAPSLDLSRFRSSPTYRACLRALKEEFHQDLSRHYGAAALKYLTALQQPRSPA; encoded by the exons ATGCTGCGCCGAGGGCGCCCCCGGGCGCTGGGGGCCGccgcgctgctgctgctgctgctactgctccTCGTCGCACTCTTGCTGCTCGGAGGGGACCCGGAGA ATGAGCGGCTGCGGGGAGCCGCCGCCCTCGAGGGGGACCCGCCGGCTGGCCGCGGGGGCCACAACCGCTCTGGCTGCGTCCTGCAGCCGCCGCTGCCGCCCAAGTGCGAG ctcctgcacGTGGCCATCGTGTGTGCCGGACATAACTCCAGCCGGGAGGTCATCACCCTGGTCAAATCCATGCTCTTCTACAG GAAAAATCCGCTGCACCTGCACCTGGTGACCGATGCCGTGGCCAAGAACATCCTGGAGACGCTCTTCCACACGTGGATGGTGCCTGCTGTCCGGGTCAGCTTCTATGACGCCGAGgcgctgaag CCCCAGGTCTCCTGGATCCCCAACAAGCACTATTCTGGTCTCTATGGGCTGATGAAACTGGTGCTGCCCGCTGTGCTGCCCCCCGACCTGGCCCGCGTCATTGTCCTGGACACCGACGTCACCTTCGCCTCTGACATCGCGGAGCTCTGGGCGCTTTTTGCTCACTTTTCTG ACAAGCAGCTCATCGGGCTCGTGGAGAACCAGAGCGACTGGTACCTGGGGAACCTCTGGAGGAACCACAGGCCCTGGCCTGCCTTGGGCCGGGGATTTAACACAG GTGTGATCCTGCTGTGGCTGGGCCGGCTGCAGCAGGCTGGCTGGGAGCACATGTGGAAGCTGACGGCTAAGCGGGAGCTCCTGACCCTGCCCGCCACCTCACTGGCCGACCAG GACATCTTCAACGCCGTCATCAAGGAGCACCCAGAGCTGGTGCAGCCGCTACCCTGCGTCTGGAATGTGCAGCTGTCGGACCACACGCTGGCCGAGCGCTGCTACTCAGAGGCCTCGGACCTCAAG GTGATCCACTGGAATTCGCCGAAGAAGCTGCGGGTGAAGAACAAGCACGCGGAATTCTTCCGCAACTTCCACTTGACCTTCCTGGAGTACGATGGCAACCTCCTGCGGAGAGAGCTCTTCGGATGTCCCAGCCAGCCCCCAGCCGGGGCTGAGCAG tTGCAGCAGGCCCTGGCGCAGCTCGATGAGGAAGACGCCTGCTTTGAGTTCCGCCAGCAGCGGCTCACCGTGCACCGTGTGCACCTGACCTTCCTGCCCCACAAGCCACCGCCTCCTCGGCCTCACGATGTCACCCTGGTAGCCCAGCTCTCCATGGACCG GCTGCAGATGCTGGAAGCGCTGTGCAGGCACTGGCCGGGCCCCATGAGCCTGGCCTTGTACCtgacagatgcagaggcccagcaGTTCCTGCGCTTCGTCGAGGCCTCGCCGGTGCTCTCGGCCCGGCAGGACGTGGCCTACCACGTGGTGTACCGCGAGGGTCCCCTCTACCCTGTCAACCAGCTCCGCAACGTGGCCTTGGCCCAGGCCCTGACGCCTTACGTCTTCCTCAGCGACATTGACTTCCTGCCTGCCTACTCTCTCTACGACTACCTCAG GGCCTCCAtcgagcagctggagctgggcggccGGCGGAAGGCGGCCCTGGTGGTGCCCGCGTTCGAGACACCGCACTACCGCTTCAGCTTCCCCACTTCCAAGGCGGAGCTGCTGGCTTTGCTGGACTCCGGTTCCCTCCACACCTTCAG GTACCACGAGTGGCCGCAGGGTCACGCGCCCACAGACTATGCCCGCTGGCGGGAGGCCCGGGAGCCGTACCGCGTGCAGTGGGCAGCCGACTACGAGCCCTACGTGGTGGTGCCGCGTGACTGTCCCCGGTACGACCCTCGCTTTGTGGGCTTCGGCTGGAACAAGGTGGCCCATGTTGTGGAGCTAGATGCACAG GAACATGAGCTCCTGGTGCTGCCCCAGGCCTTCATCATCCACCTGCCGCACGCTCCGAGCCTTGACCTCTCGCGATTCCGCTCCAGCCCCACCTACCGCGCCTGCCTCCGGGCCCTCAAGGAGGAGTTCCACCAGGACCTGTCTCGCCACTACGGGGCTGCCGCCCTGAAGTACCTCACTGCCCTGCAGCAGCCGCGGAGCCCGGCCTGA
- the LARGE2 gene encoding xylosyl- and glucuronyltransferase LARGE2 isoform X3 produces MLRRGRPRALGAAALLLLLLLLLVALLLLGGDPENERLRGAAALEGDPPAGRGGHNRSGCVLQPPLPPKCELLHVAIVCAGHNSSREVITLVKSMLFYRKNPLHLHLVTDAVAKNILETLFHTWMVPAVRPQVSWIPNKHYSGLYGLMKLVLPAVLPPDLARVIVLDTDVTFASDIAELWALFAHFSDKQLIGLVENQSDWYLGNLWRNHRPWPALGRGFNTGVILLWLGRLQQAGWEHMWKLTAKRELLTLPATSLADQDIFNAVIKEHPELVQPLPCVWNVQLSDHTLAERCYSEASDLKVIHWNSPKKLRVKNKHAEFFRNFHLTFLEYDGNLLRRELFGCPSQPPAGAEQLQQALAQLDEEDACFEFRQQRLTVHRVHLTFLPHKPPPPRPHDVTLVAQLSMDRLQMLEALCRHWPGPMSLALYLTDAEAQQFLRFVEASPVLSARQDVAYHVVYREGPLYPVNQLRNVALAQALTPYVFLSDIDFLPAYSLYDYLRASIEQLELGGRRKAALVVPAFETPHYRFSFPTSKAELLALLDSGSLHTFRYHEWPQGHAPTDYARWREAREPYRVQWAADYEPYVVVPRDCPRYDPRFVGFGWNKVAHVVELDAQEHELLVLPQAFIIHLPHAPSLDLSRFRSSPTYRACLRALKEEFHQDLSRHYGAAALKYLTALQQPRSPA; encoded by the exons ATGCTGCGCCGAGGGCGCCCCCGGGCGCTGGGGGCCGccgcgctgctgctgctgctgctactgctccTCGTCGCACTCTTGCTGCTCGGAGGGGACCCGGAGA ATGAGCGGCTGCGGGGAGCCGCCGCCCTCGAGGGGGACCCGCCGGCTGGCCGCGGGGGCCACAACCGCTCTGGCTGCGTCCTGCAGCCGCCGCTGCCGCCCAAGTGCGAG ctcctgcacGTGGCCATCGTGTGTGCCGGACATAACTCCAGCCGGGAGGTCATCACCCTGGTCAAATCCATGCTCTTCTACAG GAAAAATCCGCTGCACCTGCACCTGGTGACCGATGCCGTGGCCAAGAACATCCTGGAGACGCTCTTCCACACGTGGATGGTGCCTGCTGTCCGG CCCCAGGTCTCCTGGATCCCCAACAAGCACTATTCTGGTCTCTATGGGCTGATGAAACTGGTGCTGCCCGCTGTGCTGCCCCCCGACCTGGCCCGCGTCATTGTCCTGGACACCGACGTCACCTTCGCCTCTGACATCGCGGAGCTCTGGGCGCTTTTTGCTCACTTTTCTG ACAAGCAGCTCATCGGGCTCGTGGAGAACCAGAGCGACTGGTACCTGGGGAACCTCTGGAGGAACCACAGGCCCTGGCCTGCCTTGGGCCGGGGATTTAACACAG GTGTGATCCTGCTGTGGCTGGGCCGGCTGCAGCAGGCTGGCTGGGAGCACATGTGGAAGCTGACGGCTAAGCGGGAGCTCCTGACCCTGCCCGCCACCTCACTGGCCGACCAG GACATCTTCAACGCCGTCATCAAGGAGCACCCAGAGCTGGTGCAGCCGCTACCCTGCGTCTGGAATGTGCAGCTGTCGGACCACACGCTGGCCGAGCGCTGCTACTCAGAGGCCTCGGACCTCAAG GTGATCCACTGGAATTCGCCGAAGAAGCTGCGGGTGAAGAACAAGCACGCGGAATTCTTCCGCAACTTCCACTTGACCTTCCTGGAGTACGATGGCAACCTCCTGCGGAGAGAGCTCTTCGGATGTCCCAGCCAGCCCCCAGCCGGGGCTGAGCAG tTGCAGCAGGCCCTGGCGCAGCTCGATGAGGAAGACGCCTGCTTTGAGTTCCGCCAGCAGCGGCTCACCGTGCACCGTGTGCACCTGACCTTCCTGCCCCACAAGCCACCGCCTCCTCGGCCTCACGATGTCACCCTGGTAGCCCAGCTCTCCATGGACCG GCTGCAGATGCTGGAAGCGCTGTGCAGGCACTGGCCGGGCCCCATGAGCCTGGCCTTGTACCtgacagatgcagaggcccagcaGTTCCTGCGCTTCGTCGAGGCCTCGCCGGTGCTCTCGGCCCGGCAGGACGTGGCCTACCACGTGGTGTACCGCGAGGGTCCCCTCTACCCTGTCAACCAGCTCCGCAACGTGGCCTTGGCCCAGGCCCTGACGCCTTACGTCTTCCTCAGCGACATTGACTTCCTGCCTGCCTACTCTCTCTACGACTACCTCAG GGCCTCCAtcgagcagctggagctgggcggccGGCGGAAGGCGGCCCTGGTGGTGCCCGCGTTCGAGACACCGCACTACCGCTTCAGCTTCCCCACTTCCAAGGCGGAGCTGCTGGCTTTGCTGGACTCCGGTTCCCTCCACACCTTCAG GTACCACGAGTGGCCGCAGGGTCACGCGCCCACAGACTATGCCCGCTGGCGGGAGGCCCGGGAGCCGTACCGCGTGCAGTGGGCAGCCGACTACGAGCCCTACGTGGTGGTGCCGCGTGACTGTCCCCGGTACGACCCTCGCTTTGTGGGCTTCGGCTGGAACAAGGTGGCCCATGTTGTGGAGCTAGATGCACAG GAACATGAGCTCCTGGTGCTGCCCCAGGCCTTCATCATCCACCTGCCGCACGCTCCGAGCCTTGACCTCTCGCGATTCCGCTCCAGCCCCACCTACCGCGCCTGCCTCCGGGCCCTCAAGGAGGAGTTCCACCAGGACCTGTCTCGCCACTACGGGGCTGCCGCCCTGAAGTACCTCACTGCCCTGCAGCAGCCGCGGAGCCCGGCCTGA
- the LARGE2 gene encoding xylosyl- and glucuronyltransferase LARGE2 isoform X5, with protein sequence MLRRGRPRALGAAALLLLLLLLLVALLLLGGDPENERLRGAAALEGDPPAGRGGHNRSGCVLQPPLPPKCELLHVAIVCAGHNSSREVITLVKSMLFYRKNPLHLHLVTDAVAKNILETLFHTWMVPAVRVSFYDAEALKPQVSWIPNKHYSGLYGLMKLVLPAVLPPDLARVIVLDTDVTFASDIAELWALFAHFSGVILLWLGRLQQAGWEHMWKLTAKRELLTLPATSLADQDIFNAVIKEHPELVQPLPCVWNVQLSDHTLAERCYSEASDLKVIHWNSPKKLRVKNKHAEFFRNFHLTFLEYDGNLLRRELFGCPSQPPAGAEQLQQALAQLDEEDACFEFRQQRLTVHRVHLTFLPHKPPPPRPHDVTLVAQLSMDRLQMLEALCRHWPGPMSLALYLTDAEAQQFLRFVEASPVLSARQDVAYHVVYREGPLYPVNQLRNVALAQALTPYVFLSDIDFLPAYSLYDYLRASIEQLELGGRRKAALVVPAFETPHYRFSFPTSKAELLALLDSGSLHTFRYHEWPQGHAPTDYARWREAREPYRVQWAADYEPYVVVPRDCPRYDPRFVGFGWNKVAHVVELDAQEHELLVLPQAFIIHLPHAPSLDLSRFRSSPTYRACLRALKEEFHQDLSRHYGAAALKYLTALQQPRSPA encoded by the exons ATGCTGCGCCGAGGGCGCCCCCGGGCGCTGGGGGCCGccgcgctgctgctgctgctgctactgctccTCGTCGCACTCTTGCTGCTCGGAGGGGACCCGGAGA ATGAGCGGCTGCGGGGAGCCGCCGCCCTCGAGGGGGACCCGCCGGCTGGCCGCGGGGGCCACAACCGCTCTGGCTGCGTCCTGCAGCCGCCGCTGCCGCCCAAGTGCGAG ctcctgcacGTGGCCATCGTGTGTGCCGGACATAACTCCAGCCGGGAGGTCATCACCCTGGTCAAATCCATGCTCTTCTACAG GAAAAATCCGCTGCACCTGCACCTGGTGACCGATGCCGTGGCCAAGAACATCCTGGAGACGCTCTTCCACACGTGGATGGTGCCTGCTGTCCGGGTCAGCTTCTATGACGCCGAGgcgctgaag CCCCAGGTCTCCTGGATCCCCAACAAGCACTATTCTGGTCTCTATGGGCTGATGAAACTGGTGCTGCCCGCTGTGCTGCCCCCCGACCTGGCCCGCGTCATTGTCCTGGACACCGACGTCACCTTCGCCTCTGACATCGCGGAGCTCTGGGCGCTTTTTGCTCACTTTTCTG GTGTGATCCTGCTGTGGCTGGGCCGGCTGCAGCAGGCTGGCTGGGAGCACATGTGGAAGCTGACGGCTAAGCGGGAGCTCCTGACCCTGCCCGCCACCTCACTGGCCGACCAG GACATCTTCAACGCCGTCATCAAGGAGCACCCAGAGCTGGTGCAGCCGCTACCCTGCGTCTGGAATGTGCAGCTGTCGGACCACACGCTGGCCGAGCGCTGCTACTCAGAGGCCTCGGACCTCAAG GTGATCCACTGGAATTCGCCGAAGAAGCTGCGGGTGAAGAACAAGCACGCGGAATTCTTCCGCAACTTCCACTTGACCTTCCTGGAGTACGATGGCAACCTCCTGCGGAGAGAGCTCTTCGGATGTCCCAGCCAGCCCCCAGCCGGGGCTGAGCAG tTGCAGCAGGCCCTGGCGCAGCTCGATGAGGAAGACGCCTGCTTTGAGTTCCGCCAGCAGCGGCTCACCGTGCACCGTGTGCACCTGACCTTCCTGCCCCACAAGCCACCGCCTCCTCGGCCTCACGATGTCACCCTGGTAGCCCAGCTCTCCATGGACCG GCTGCAGATGCTGGAAGCGCTGTGCAGGCACTGGCCGGGCCCCATGAGCCTGGCCTTGTACCtgacagatgcagaggcccagcaGTTCCTGCGCTTCGTCGAGGCCTCGCCGGTGCTCTCGGCCCGGCAGGACGTGGCCTACCACGTGGTGTACCGCGAGGGTCCCCTCTACCCTGTCAACCAGCTCCGCAACGTGGCCTTGGCCCAGGCCCTGACGCCTTACGTCTTCCTCAGCGACATTGACTTCCTGCCTGCCTACTCTCTCTACGACTACCTCAG GGCCTCCAtcgagcagctggagctgggcggccGGCGGAAGGCGGCCCTGGTGGTGCCCGCGTTCGAGACACCGCACTACCGCTTCAGCTTCCCCACTTCCAAGGCGGAGCTGCTGGCTTTGCTGGACTCCGGTTCCCTCCACACCTTCAG GTACCACGAGTGGCCGCAGGGTCACGCGCCCACAGACTATGCCCGCTGGCGGGAGGCCCGGGAGCCGTACCGCGTGCAGTGGGCAGCCGACTACGAGCCCTACGTGGTGGTGCCGCGTGACTGTCCCCGGTACGACCCTCGCTTTGTGGGCTTCGGCTGGAACAAGGTGGCCCATGTTGTGGAGCTAGATGCACAG GAACATGAGCTCCTGGTGCTGCCCCAGGCCTTCATCATCCACCTGCCGCACGCTCCGAGCCTTGACCTCTCGCGATTCCGCTCCAGCCCCACCTACCGCGCCTGCCTCCGGGCCCTCAAGGAGGAGTTCCACCAGGACCTGTCTCGCCACTACGGGGCTGCCGCCCTGAAGTACCTCACTGCCCTGCAGCAGCCGCGGAGCCCGGCCTGA